The Urbifossiella limnaea genome has a window encoding:
- a CDS encoding pPIWI-associating nuclease domain-containing protein: protein MVDLNDPLRRAMELEGLHKKMFNPALALEGGILAQLRAQPSLMAMVGSQLALQKAIFPDLKTLLVPLPGVSLSATSTIASMLDSVRVNATVRALLSDETQRMSSAFDAARLSALADWKAIFRGISAVEAGFALPLQAHLSVLFERSALADGAFSRVKEGSLGSRLGLAEHDRAGLTESQGELQAGFRSYFDEVAASDLGVLELPAQLTELPAAELVNQAALVVSTSETEEDAEAVLVERAVADELAAETTDLLTGLVAELDPELVQLLKGAREAFASRHTDYIRHFVTSYRELFTHLLHALAPDDELKKWTKDPKHYDRNKPTRRARVQFLTRDLKDSFGGFLNADVDAVLEFIGVFQKGTHGVNPQFSDEQLRDMKNRTEGLFRFMLVTHRVAVTGRL, encoded by the coding sequence ATGGTGGACCTGAACGACCCACTGCGCCGGGCGATGGAGCTGGAGGGGCTGCATAAGAAGATGTTCAACCCCGCGCTCGCCTTGGAGGGCGGCATCCTCGCCCAGCTACGCGCCCAACCGAGCCTCATGGCGATGGTTGGGTCCCAGCTCGCCCTTCAGAAGGCCATCTTCCCTGACTTGAAGACGCTGCTGGTCCCGCTCCCGGGCGTGTCGCTCAGCGCGACCAGCACCATCGCCTCGATGCTTGATTCTGTGCGAGTTAACGCTACGGTTCGAGCATTACTTAGCGACGAAACCCAGAGGATGAGCTCCGCGTTCGACGCCGCGAGGCTCAGCGCCCTCGCTGATTGGAAGGCCATTTTCAGAGGCATCTCCGCGGTGGAGGCTGGCTTCGCCCTGCCGCTCCAGGCGCACTTGTCGGTGCTGTTCGAGCGCTCTGCTCTCGCGGACGGGGCCTTCTCACGGGTGAAGGAGGGCTCGCTCGGCTCCAGGCTGGGCCTTGCCGAACACGACCGTGCGGGGCTCACAGAGTCTCAGGGCGAGTTACAGGCGGGCTTTCGCTCCTACTTCGATGAGGTTGCCGCTTCTGACCTCGGGGTTCTGGAGCTTCCCGCCCAGCTCACCGAGCTCCCCGCCGCCGAGCTCGTGAACCAGGCCGCCCTGGTGGTCTCGACCTCCGAGACGGAGGAGGATGCTGAGGCTGTCCTGGTCGAACGGGCGGTGGCGGACGAACTGGCGGCGGAGACCACCGACTTGCTCACCGGTCTGGTGGCCGAACTAGACCCCGAACTCGTGCAACTCCTGAAGGGCGCGCGGGAAGCGTTCGCGTCCCGCCACACCGACTACATTCGCCACTTCGTGACTTCCTACCGCGAGCTGTTCACCCATCTTCTTCACGCGCTTGCGCCGGACGACGAGTTGAAAAAATGGACGAAGGACCCGAAGCACTACGACAGGAACAAGCCGACGCGGCGGGCGCGAGTGCAGTTCCTCACCCGCGACCTCAAGGACTCGTTCGGCGGGTTCTTGAACGCCGATGTCGACGCGGTCTTAGAGTTCATCGGGGTGTTTCAGAAGGGCACGCACGGCGTCAATCCGCAGTTCTCGGATGAGCAACTGCGGGACATGAAGAACCGGACCGAGGGGCTGTTCCGCTTCATGCTCGTCACGCACCGTGTCGCGGTGACGGGCAGGCTTTAA
- a CDS encoding polyprenol monophosphomannose synthase, with protein MPAETASPAAEPRLLVSLATYNEAGNVAALIADIHKVVPQAHILVIDDNSPDGTGRIVDELATTDPRIHALHRPGKLGLGTATLAAMRYAMEHDYDLLQNMDADFSHPPRYLPGILAGMSKYDVMIGSRYVAGGATENWPVARKVMSRSVNTLVRFLFRMPVKDASGAYRCYRVSKLREVDLGAVRSRGYSFQQEVLFRCYKAGCKIGEYPILFENRRAGSSKVNRQEAMRSIGMILLLGLRNFFGLERRR; from the coding sequence GTGCCCGCCGAGACCGCCTCCCCGGCCGCCGAACCCCGCCTGCTGGTGTCGCTCGCCACCTACAACGAAGCCGGCAACGTCGCCGCCCTCATCGCCGACATCCACAAGGTCGTCCCGCAGGCCCACATCCTCGTGATCGACGACAACTCCCCCGACGGCACCGGCCGCATCGTGGACGAGCTGGCGACGACCGACCCCCGCATCCACGCCCTCCACCGCCCCGGCAAGCTCGGCCTCGGCACCGCCACGCTCGCCGCCATGCGCTACGCGATGGAGCACGACTACGACCTGCTGCAGAACATGGACGCCGACTTCAGCCACCCGCCGCGCTACCTGCCGGGCATTCTGGCGGGGATGAGCAAGTACGACGTGATGATCGGCTCGCGGTACGTGGCCGGCGGCGCGACGGAGAACTGGCCGGTGGCGCGGAAGGTGATGTCGCGGAGCGTGAACACGCTGGTGCGGTTCCTGTTCCGGATGCCGGTGAAGGACGCGAGCGGGGCGTACCGGTGCTACCGGGTGTCGAAGCTGCGCGAGGTGGACCTGGGGGCGGTGCGGTCGCGCGGGTACTCGTTCCAGCAGGAGGTCTTGTTCCGCTGTTACAAGGCGGGGTGCAAGATCGGCGAGTACCCGATCCTGTTCGAGAACCGGCGGGCCGGGTCGAGCAAGGTGAACCGCCAGGAGGCGATGCGGTCGATCGGCATGATCCTGCTGCTGGGCCTGCGGAACTTCTTCGGCCTGGAGCGCCGCCGGTAG
- a CDS encoding nuclear transport factor 2 family protein: protein MRTCVLAAVAVVVVAGAARADDGKDVRDLAALYAKAAKDKDRAGLERLLRPDYHGARVPVGEVEGKRELTRAEAVALWTGLGQKHAGLSFTTARVRLYGATAVETGSLTVTIGQRGGPSAHIFNDVGYTRVWVKGDAGWQLAHESY, encoded by the coding sequence ATGCGGACCTGCGTGCTTGCCGCCGTGGCCGTCGTGGTGGTTGCCGGCGCCGCCAGGGCCGACGACGGGAAGGACGTTCGCGACCTGGCCGCGCTCTACGCCAAGGCCGCCAAGGACAAAGACCGGGCCGGGCTGGAACGCCTGCTCCGCCCGGATTACCACGGGGCCCGGGTGCCGGTCGGGGAAGTCGAGGGCAAGCGCGAGCTGACGCGCGCCGAGGCCGTCGCCCTGTGGACCGGCCTGGGGCAGAAGCACGCGGGCCTGTCGTTCACGACCGCGAGGGTCAGGCTGTACGGGGCGACCGCGGTCGAGACCGGTTCGTTGACGGTCACCATAGGGCAGCGGGGCGGCCCGTCCGCCCACATCTTCAACGACGTGGGCTACACCCGAGTCTGGGTGAAGGGCGACGCCGGCTGGCAGCTCGCGCACGAGTCGTACTGA
- a CDS encoding DUF932 domain-containing protein, translated as MAAELEYRADGTANLFFAASGGTPWHREGIPLTAAQQFDFDGALDRLDYPLEKRHYFVPEDPDAEPDRRVYVQGQGAYYVWRPDTKRVLGPVGSAYEIVTNRQAFEVLKPLVEERVAALETGGVLRDGADAWLLVRWNLERFGPHARDVFARDGGLLPYATVMANHSGRRGVMLGHTAIRVVCANTLGAAETEAAGAGSAQWVTVSHKADARSKLVEAAETMFAGVVERFEVIARQYRLLMGARLTDEAFDRLVLDVVAPDPRFDPRFNPEAKLAEVVVERAMRKRAEVRRLWLEGKGHDGEPTAWYAYNGAAEALDHNRSLWPTRAGSWRTASLLDGELGRMKNRVLDNLVGYAVALAV; from the coding sequence ATGGCCGCAGAGCTGGAGTACCGCGCCGACGGCACCGCCAACCTGTTTTTCGCCGCCTCCGGCGGCACCCCGTGGCACCGCGAGGGCATCCCCCTCACCGCCGCCCAGCAGTTCGACTTCGACGGGGCCCTCGACCGGCTCGACTACCCGTTGGAGAAACGCCACTACTTCGTCCCGGAGGACCCCGACGCCGAGCCCGACCGCCGCGTCTACGTCCAGGGCCAGGGCGCCTACTACGTCTGGCGGCCGGACACGAAGAGGGTGCTCGGGCCCGTCGGCTCCGCATACGAGATTGTCACCAACCGGCAGGCGTTCGAGGTGCTCAAGCCGCTGGTGGAGGAGCGGGTGGCGGCGCTGGAGACGGGCGGCGTCCTGCGGGACGGGGCCGACGCGTGGCTGCTGGTGCGGTGGAACCTGGAGCGGTTCGGGCCGCACGCGCGGGACGTCTTCGCCCGGGATGGCGGGCTCCTCCCGTACGCGACGGTGATGGCCAACCACTCGGGGCGGCGCGGGGTGATGCTCGGCCACACCGCCATCCGCGTCGTCTGCGCGAACACGCTCGGTGCCGCCGAGACGGAAGCCGCTGGCGCCGGGTCGGCCCAGTGGGTGACGGTCTCGCACAAGGCCGACGCAAGGTCGAAGCTGGTGGAGGCGGCCGAGACGATGTTCGCCGGGGTAGTCGAGAGGTTCGAGGTCATCGCCCGCCAGTACCGGCTGCTGATGGGCGCCCGCCTGACCGACGAGGCGTTCGACCGGCTGGTGCTCGACGTGGTCGCACCCGACCCCCGGTTCGACCCGCGGTTCAACCCCGAGGCGAAGTTGGCCGAGGTCGTGGTCGAGCGGGCCATGCGCAAGAGGGCCGAAGTCCGGCGGCTCTGGCTGGAGGGCAAGGGGCATGATGGCGAGCCGACCGCCTGGTACGCCTACAACGGAGCCGCGGAGGCCCTGGACCACAACCGGAGCCTGTGGCCCACGAGGGCGGGGTCGTGGAGGACGGCGTCCTTGCTCGACGGCGAGCTCGGGCGCATGAAGAACCGGGTCCTGGACAATCTCGTCGGGTACGCCGTCGCGCTCGCGGTCTGA
- a CDS encoding SIR2 family protein, with protein sequence MVDPLDALAFSMSTSKGVYALLLGSGVSRSASIPTGWDIILDLVRKLAKLQGADPEPDPEKWFVTTFGEAPSYSVLLDKLGKTGAERQAVLKGYIEPTEEDREAGRKAPTRAHRGIAELAAGGHVKVILTTNFDRLMESALEGAGVTPQVIASPDAVAGMTPLPHGPVTVIKLHGDYLDARIKNTIEELETYDTHTNRLLDRVLDEYGMVVSGWSGEWDTALRAAIERCPNRRYATYWNAFREPTGRGAELVRLRAAQVVPNLDADTFFTRLAEKVKALEDYSRPHPLSTAAAVSALKRYIPEPVHRIRLAELVATEANSVTQYMRETHVPPQDRLTFPAAAARAEVVGSRSETVVHLLAAGGYWGAPEQVGLWVDAIERLSGAVVPTPGFSYPSWEGLRLLPALLGWYACGLGALAAKKYTVLRALLYDVRLDLAGREVLPVTLALDPYKVVHKDVGDAYWMPERKHTPVNEWLHRVLKPAVRPYMATDGAYDQLFDRYELLRTLVESEGSKIFSPSRFWYQHNQGMPKNAVNDLLAEVEQQGKHWGGFLGGLFSSKRENFDKAWRAVMEQMQNSGVGYR encoded by the coding sequence ATGGTTGACCCGCTCGACGCCCTCGCGTTCTCGATGAGCACGTCCAAGGGAGTCTACGCCCTGCTACTGGGGTCCGGGGTGTCTCGGTCGGCCAGTATCCCGACGGGCTGGGACATCATCCTCGACCTGGTCCGCAAGCTGGCCAAGCTCCAAGGGGCCGACCCTGAGCCCGACCCCGAGAAGTGGTTCGTGACGACCTTCGGGGAGGCGCCGAGCTACAGCGTCCTTCTCGACAAACTCGGGAAGACCGGCGCCGAACGCCAGGCGGTCCTGAAGGGGTACATTGAGCCGACCGAGGAGGACCGAGAGGCCGGCCGGAAGGCGCCGACGCGGGCCCACCGCGGCATCGCCGAGTTGGCCGCCGGCGGGCACGTCAAGGTCATCCTGACCACCAACTTTGACCGGCTGATGGAGTCGGCCCTTGAGGGGGCCGGCGTCACACCGCAGGTCATCGCCTCGCCGGACGCTGTCGCCGGCATGACCCCGCTGCCGCATGGTCCGGTGACCGTCATCAAGCTGCACGGCGATTACCTGGACGCCCGCATCAAGAACACCATCGAGGAGTTGGAGACGTACGACACCCACACGAACCGCCTACTCGACCGTGTGCTGGACGAGTACGGCATGGTAGTGAGCGGGTGGTCGGGGGAGTGGGACACGGCCCTGCGTGCGGCCATCGAGCGGTGCCCGAACCGGCGGTACGCGACCTACTGGAATGCCTTCCGGGAGCCGACTGGGAGGGGAGCGGAACTCGTCAGGCTGCGTGCCGCGCAGGTCGTCCCGAACCTCGACGCCGACACGTTCTTCACCCGGCTGGCCGAGAAGGTGAAGGCGCTTGAGGACTATTCGCGTCCGCACCCCCTCAGCACAGCAGCGGCCGTGTCCGCTCTCAAGCGGTACATCCCAGAGCCTGTCCACCGCATCCGTCTTGCCGAGTTGGTAGCCACGGAGGCAAACAGCGTCACACAATACATGCGAGAGACGCATGTCCCTCCGCAGGACCGTCTGACGTTCCCTGCGGCAGCGGCTCGGGCGGAGGTTGTCGGCTCACGGTCGGAGACCGTCGTGCACCTTCTGGCAGCGGGTGGCTATTGGGGTGCCCCCGAGCAGGTGGGGTTGTGGGTCGATGCCATCGAACGGCTCTCCGGGGCCGTGGTGCCGACGCCGGGCTTCTCGTACCCATCGTGGGAAGGTCTGAGACTTCTCCCAGCCTTACTCGGCTGGTACGCGTGCGGCCTCGGGGCTCTCGCAGCGAAGAAGTACACGGTGCTTCGCGCACTGCTTTACGATGTCAGGCTGGACCTAGCCGGCCGGGAGGTGCTACCCGTTACCCTGGCCCTCGACCCGTACAAGGTGGTCCACAAGGATGTGGGCGATGCCTACTGGATGCCGGAACGAAAGCACACGCCTGTTAACGAGTGGCTGCATCGCGTGCTCAAACCCGCCGTGAGACCCTATATGGCGACTGACGGCGCTTACGACCAACTGTTCGACCGGTATGAGTTACTGCGGACCTTGGTGGAGTCGGAGGGGAGCAAGATTTTTTCGCCTAGCCGGTTTTGGTATCAGCACAACCAGGGCATGCCGAAAAACGCGGTCAACGACCTCTTGGCTGAGGTCGAGCAGCAGGGGAAGCACTGGGGAGGCTTCCTGGGCGGCCTTTTCTCATCCAAGAGAGAGAACTTTGACAAGGCGTGGAGAGCCGTCATGGAGCAGATGCAGAATAGCGGGGTGGGCTACAGATAG
- a CDS encoding GP88 family protein: protein MARHPLKFGQGNGKLPPTVTTFSLAAGWSCPFASACLSRANRRTGRIRDGRHTQFRCYAASMEARRPSVRRARWHNLQALRACRTAEQMTSLLLDSLSPFARLVRVHDSGDFFSQDYFDAWLAVARARPQSTLYAYTKAAPLWVARLDQVGNGHTPGPVPNLVLTASRGGTHDDLIDEYGLRSARVVFSEQEADDLGLDVDHDDSHAMAHGPDFALLLHGTQPPGTPAARAVAALRRSGFYGYGPSTRLPLRLVAG, encoded by the coding sequence GTGGCCCGCCACCCGCTCAAGTTCGGCCAGGGGAACGGCAAGCTCCCCCCGACGGTGACCACGTTCAGCCTCGCGGCCGGCTGGAGCTGCCCGTTCGCGTCCGCCTGCCTGAGCCGCGCGAACCGGCGCACCGGCCGAATCCGCGACGGCCGGCACACGCAGTTCCGGTGCTACGCCGCGTCGATGGAGGCCCGCCGCCCGAGCGTACGACGCGCCCGGTGGCACAACCTCCAGGCTCTTCGAGCCTGTCGGACGGCCGAGCAGATGACCAGCCTCCTGCTGGACTCCCTCTCGCCCTTCGCGCGGCTGGTTCGCGTCCACGACAGCGGAGATTTCTTCTCCCAGGACTATTTCGACGCTTGGCTGGCCGTCGCCCGGGCGCGTCCGCAATCGACCCTGTACGCCTATACCAAAGCGGCTCCCCTGTGGGTCGCCCGACTCGACCAGGTCGGGAACGGGCACACGCCCGGCCCCGTCCCGAACCTCGTGCTGACCGCCTCGCGTGGCGGCACCCACGACGACCTCATCGACGAGTACGGACTGCGGTCGGCGCGGGTCGTGTTCTCCGAGCAGGAAGCCGACGACCTCGGCCTCGACGTCGACCACGACGATTCTCACGCGATGGCCCACGGGCCGGACTTCGCCCTCCTGCTGCATGGCACCCAGCCGCCCGGAACGCCGGCCGCCCGGGCCGTCGCCGCACTCCGCCGCAGCGGGTTCTACGGGTACGGCCCCTCAACCCGCCTGCCCCTCCGACTGGTCGCCGGCTGA
- a CDS encoding helix-turn-helix domain-containing protein — translation MTNADDQLVTRKQAADKFKVTVRTIDRWRKRGLLKGAAIGGVVRFRLDDLAAVVRRALG, via the coding sequence ATGACGAACGCAGACGACCAGCTCGTGACCCGGAAACAAGCTGCTGACAAGTTCAAGGTGACGGTCCGCACGATAGACCGGTGGCGGAAGCGCGGCCTGCTCAAGGGGGCGGCCATCGGCGGCGTGGTCCGGTTCCGCCTCGACGACCTGGCGGCGGTCGTCCGCCGGGCGCTGGGCTAA
- a CDS encoding recombinase family protein, protein MPRAAVYIRMSTDDQTGSPERQRSQVLPYCQRKGYEVVEVYQDLGMRGSDSSRPQFQRLLQDAQKGKFDLIVVDEQSRLSRDDTVEYMATVVHPLRKVGVFVEVVDTGRRLTWDRDDLGGQLLAFLGQYKAADESHTLGRRTATGMARKACEGKLFVGRAAYGYRYKLDAGGNRVGLEPDADAPGKVEVVRRIFDGYANRDLSLMAVVAELNAFGVPSPHGRQQWGKNTVHNILTNHVYAGSYVWGKVKQGKFFRSDGGEIRPTQKKANKSERTSSESWLVIPGQHEPLVLPELFDLVQQKLASNRSRTSPSRKKASYPLSQLLRCAHCGVPMYGTKQMSGGVKQAIYRCGSYFTQGRCGPRTVNERVVIEQIAQVLQSRLLVPAERERLEAEVRRQAEQRSGPDEQTVKGLRMKQAKLDANIAKATDNLLLMDADLIPTMQAKIRQWKQERATAQEELDRATRQSPAGSVAHVVGKVEQLVEVMKAGDPALVRTVVREAIERIDLRFEAVKKAKLTRYPLSGGVVHLRASASEDSSRSGRAAAR, encoded by the coding sequence GTGCCACGAGCCGCCGTCTACATCCGCATGAGCACCGACGACCAGACCGGGTCGCCGGAACGCCAGCGCTCACAGGTTCTGCCTTACTGTCAGCGGAAGGGGTACGAGGTCGTCGAGGTCTACCAAGACCTGGGGATGCGGGGCTCGGACTCGTCCCGCCCTCAGTTCCAGCGGCTATTGCAGGATGCCCAGAAGGGGAAGTTCGACCTCATCGTCGTGGACGAACAATCTCGGCTCTCCCGGGACGACACGGTCGAGTACATGGCGACCGTCGTCCACCCCCTCCGGAAGGTCGGGGTGTTCGTCGAGGTAGTGGACACCGGGCGGCGTCTGACCTGGGACCGTGATGACCTCGGGGGCCAGCTCCTTGCGTTCCTCGGCCAGTACAAGGCGGCGGACGAGTCCCACACCTTGGGGCGGCGGACGGCCACCGGCATGGCACGAAAGGCGTGCGAGGGCAAACTGTTCGTCGGCCGCGCCGCCTACGGGTACAGGTACAAGCTCGATGCTGGTGGAAATCGGGTCGGCCTTGAGCCCGACGCGGACGCACCTGGGAAGGTTGAGGTCGTCCGTCGCATCTTCGACGGCTACGCTAACCGCGACCTCAGCCTCATGGCGGTCGTCGCCGAGCTGAACGCGTTCGGCGTGCCATCCCCGCACGGTCGCCAGCAGTGGGGTAAGAACACCGTCCACAACATCCTGACCAACCACGTCTACGCGGGCTCCTACGTTTGGGGGAAGGTGAAGCAGGGGAAGTTCTTCAGGTCGGACGGCGGGGAGATTCGGCCGACACAAAAGAAGGCCAACAAGTCAGAGCGCACCTCGTCCGAGTCCTGGCTTGTCATCCCCGGCCAGCATGAGCCTCTGGTCCTACCCGAGCTCTTCGACCTGGTGCAGCAGAAGCTCGCCTCCAACCGCTCCCGCACGTCCCCGAGCCGGAAGAAGGCCAGCTACCCGCTCTCCCAGCTGCTCCGCTGCGCACACTGTGGCGTGCCCATGTACGGCACCAAGCAGATGAGCGGGGGAGTCAAGCAGGCCATCTACCGCTGCGGCAGCTACTTCACCCAGGGGAGGTGCGGCCCGCGGACCGTCAACGAGCGGGTCGTCATCGAGCAAATTGCGCAAGTGCTCCAGTCGCGCTTGCTCGTCCCGGCCGAACGTGAGCGCCTTGAGGCGGAAGTTCGGCGGCAGGCCGAGCAGCGCTCTGGGCCAGACGAGCAAACGGTGAAGGGGCTGCGGATGAAGCAGGCCAAGCTGGACGCGAACATCGCCAAGGCGACGGACAACCTCCTGCTAATGGACGCCGACCTCATCCCCACCATGCAGGCGAAGATTCGGCAGTGGAAGCAGGAGCGGGCAACTGCCCAGGAGGAACTCGACCGAGCCACTCGCCAGTCACCGGCGGGGTCGGTCGCTCACGTCGTCGGCAAGGTCGAGCAGCTGGTGGAGGTGATGAAGGCCGGCGACCCGGCACTCGTCCGCACTGTGGTGCGCGAGGCCATCGAGCGGATTGACCTGCGTTTCGAGGCAGTGAAGAAGGCAAAGCTGACGCGCTATCCGCTGTCGGGCGGGGTGGTCCATCTCAGGGCATCGGCATCTGAAGACTCGTCCCGTTCCGGTCGAGCAGCGGCCCGCTGA